A genomic region of Nostoc sp. UHCC 0702 contains the following coding sequences:
- a CDS encoding ABC transporter ATP-binding protein, with protein MAKSRRLAKLGAYLRPHWREATLGIIALLSVNGLGVYIPLLIRACVDKLSTNFSLNEVLYYVVQIILLSSAMMLIRMASRIWLFGVGRQIEFDLKQRIFQHLLRLEPSYFATNTIGDLISRATSDVDNIRRLLGFAVLSLANTLFAYALTLPVMLGISVNLTLAALVVYPLMLLLVNLFSNRLRRQQAKVQEQLSDISEVIQEDISGIALIKIYAQEENERRAFAEKNQQLLTANLQLAKTRNTLFPLIGGLANLSSLVIICLGATQISSGTLAVGDFLVLLIYIERLVFPTALLGFTITAYQRGEVSIDRLDAIFSVTPKIQDAADVVHLPKDEVKGELTAKNLSYTYPSSNVPALENVNFTIAPGELVAIVGAIGSGKTTLANAIPRLLDIEPGQLFLDGWDITKIALADLRSAIAYVPQDSFLFSTTIKNNIRYGDPLREQEDVEYFAQIAQIHPEIINFPDKYETVVGERGITLSGGQRQRTTLARAMLVDAPVLILDDAVSSVDNQTATRILNNLSSGKVRKTIIFITHQLSAAAGADRIFVMDKGKIAQIGNHLELVQQPGLYRTLWSQHQVEELLH; from the coding sequence ATGGCAAAATCTCGACGACTGGCTAAACTCGGTGCTTACCTGCGTCCCCATTGGCGGGAGGCGACTTTAGGCATTATTGCTTTATTGTCTGTCAATGGGCTTGGTGTTTACATCCCTTTGTTAATTCGCGCCTGTGTTGACAAACTCTCGACCAATTTTAGCTTGAATGAAGTACTGTATTATGTAGTACAGATTATCTTGCTGAGTTCAGCAATGATGCTGATACGTATGGCATCGCGTATCTGGCTGTTTGGAGTGGGGCGTCAGATAGAATTTGACCTGAAACAACGAATTTTCCAACACTTACTGCGGCTAGAACCATCTTATTTTGCCACGAATACTATTGGCGATTTAATTAGCAGAGCCACTAGTGATGTAGACAATATCCGACGGTTGTTGGGTTTTGCGGTACTCAGTTTGGCAAATACTTTGTTTGCCTATGCCCTGACACTACCAGTGATGCTGGGAATTAGTGTAAATCTCACATTAGCCGCCTTGGTAGTTTATCCGTTGATGTTATTGTTAGTAAATCTGTTCAGCAATCGCTTACGACGGCAACAAGCGAAGGTACAAGAGCAACTTTCCGACATCAGCGAAGTCATCCAAGAGGATATTAGCGGTATTGCTCTGATTAAAATTTACGCCCAAGAAGAAAACGAGCGTCGCGCTTTCGCCGAGAAGAATCAGCAGCTATTAACAGCCAACTTGCAACTGGCAAAAACCCGAAATACACTGTTTCCGCTAATTGGTGGTCTAGCTAATCTCAGTTCCCTGGTGATTATCTGCCTAGGCGCGACGCAAATCTCTTCTGGAACGCTGGCGGTTGGGGATTTTTTGGTACTGCTGATTTATATAGAACGTCTAGTTTTCCCCACCGCTTTGTTAGGATTCACAATTACTGCCTACCAACGAGGTGAGGTGAGTATTGACCGCCTGGATGCTATTTTCAGTGTGACACCGAAAATTCAAGATGCAGCCGATGTTGTACATTTGCCCAAGGATGAAGTCAAAGGGGAATTAACAGCGAAAAATCTCAGCTACACTTATCCAAGTTCCAATGTCCCAGCTTTAGAAAATGTCAACTTTACCATCGCTCCTGGGGAACTAGTGGCAATTGTGGGGGCAATTGGTTCTGGAAAAACAACTTTAGCAAATGCGATACCACGCTTGTTGGATATTGAGCCAGGGCAGCTGTTTTTAGACGGGTGGGATATTACCAAGATAGCACTGGCAGATTTACGAAGTGCGATCGCCTACGTGCCACAAGATAGCTTTTTGTTCAGTACTACCATCAAAAATAATATCCGTTATGGCGACCCATTGAGAGAACAAGAGGATGTGGAATATTTTGCCCAAATAGCCCAGATTCACCCAGAAATTATTAATTTTCCCGATAAATACGAAACTGTCGTTGGTGAACGTGGTATTACTCTTTCTGGCGGTCAACGGCAACGTACTACCTTAGCTCGTGCCATGCTCGTTGATGCCCCAGTATTAATTTTGGATGATGCTGTCTCTAGTGTAGATAATCAAACCGCCACACGAATTCTCAATAATCTTTCCAGTGGTAAGGTTCGTAAAACAATAATTTTTATTACTCATCAACTATCTGCGGCTGCTGGTGCTGACCGGATTTTTGTGATGGATAAGGGAAAAATTGCCCAGATAGGCAATCATTTGGAACTAGTGCAACAACCAGGGCTGTATCGAACTTTGTGGAGTCAGCACCAAGTAGAGGAATTACTACATTGA
- a CDS encoding sulfite exporter TauE/SafE family protein, giving the protein MLDLLLLTILGFLGSFGHCFGMCGPLTVAFSLSHQKATPQKVSRGQTSTLKKSSTWQEQLKFHLLLNLGRMLSYALVGAGIGALGSVLLEGGQLAGIGSDFRRIMAIITGVMLIWFGLGQVTPGLLPKLPILHPLLKGNLHDRLSGGMVKLSLQNSWWTPMLLGMTWGLMPCGFLYAAQIKAAETGNLWMGTVTMLAFGLGTLPTMLGVGVSTSLISKDRRSQLFRLGGWVTLIIGAITLLRTGDTGVDYTGHGALICLILALIARPISSLWAAPLRYRRTLGVGAFVLAVVHTVHMIEHSLQWNFAAFFFLRPEFQWGMAAGAVALILMTPAAFTSLESLQKSLGKRWRQIHLLSVPAMLLSAIHAVLIGSHYLGSSQSTWGNKLAIALMGIVILGVLLVRSRLFWSKLALEKFYVPPTKSR; this is encoded by the coding sequence ATGCTAGATTTGTTGCTGCTTACAATCCTGGGGTTCCTGGGCAGTTTCGGTCATTGCTTTGGCATGTGTGGCCCCCTGACAGTGGCGTTTTCCCTGTCTCATCAGAAAGCGACTCCACAAAAAGTTTCTAGGGGACAAACATCAACCTTAAAAAAGTCGTCCACTTGGCAAGAGCAATTAAAATTTCATCTGCTGCTGAATCTAGGGCGGATGTTAAGCTACGCTCTGGTTGGTGCTGGCATAGGGGCGCTGGGTTCAGTATTGTTAGAGGGTGGACAGTTAGCAGGTATTGGTAGTGACTTCCGCCGGATCATGGCAATTATTACTGGGGTGATGCTGATCTGGTTTGGGTTAGGACAAGTCACACCCGGTTTACTGCCTAAGCTCCCCATATTACACCCTCTGCTGAAAGGCAATTTACACGATCGCCTGAGTGGTGGAATGGTCAAGCTTTCCTTACAAAACAGCTGGTGGACGCCAATGCTTTTGGGGATGACTTGGGGTTTGATGCCTTGCGGTTTCTTGTATGCTGCTCAAATTAAAGCGGCTGAAACTGGCAATTTATGGATGGGTACAGTAACCATGCTGGCTTTTGGCTTAGGAACTTTACCCACCATGCTAGGTGTAGGCGTTTCCACCTCTTTGATTAGTAAAGACAGGCGCAGTCAATTGTTTCGTTTGGGCGGTTGGGTGACTCTGATTATTGGCGCCATCACCTTACTGCGGACTGGTGACACAGGGGTAGATTACACCGGACATGGGGCATTGATTTGTTTGATATTGGCATTAATTGCCCGTCCGATTAGCAGCTTATGGGCTGCACCTTTGCGTTACCGCCGGACTTTGGGAGTGGGAGCTTTTGTGCTTGCTGTGGTTCACACTGTCCACATGATCGAACACTCACTGCAATGGAATTTTGCCGCCTTCTTTTTCTTGCGACCAGAGTTTCAGTGGGGTATGGCTGCGGGTGCTGTAGCATTAATATTAATGACCCCCGCTGCTTTCACAAGTTTGGAATCTTTGCAAAAATCGTTGGGCAAGCGCTGGCGACAGATTCATTTATTGAGTGTGCCAGCAATGCTATTGAGTGCCATTCATGCTGTGTTGATTGGTTCCCATTACCTGGGTTCTTCGCAATCGACTTGGGGGAATAAATTAGCGATCGCCTTGATGGGAATTGTCATCCTCGGTGTGTTGCTAGTGCGTTCGCGCTTGTTTTGGTCAAAGTTAGCTCTAGAAAAGTTCTATGTCCCCCCAACAAAATCACGGTAA
- a CDS encoding M28 family peptidase, which produces MKKWIWLVVLGLVAAVVVGSRGTALNVFFEPRPSPPIVQRLKVKTPQPQPPQVKSTPQVSALQLLAHIQNLNFQRFTPTERSRTRTYITTELRKFGWKPQLEKFAEGVNVFAQRQGTDEKAGAILLAAHYDTVGYSPGADDNATGIAVLLETARLLGANPTPRTLQLAFFDKEEAGLLGSKAFVTKAAHLQNLRGVIVMDMVGYACYTAGCQKYPPGLPVTPPSDKGDFLAAIGDTEHLPLLNAFQNSQTLNQEGLNLPSVLTLPIPLKGLLTPDTLRSDHAPFWYQGVGAVLVTDTANLRTPHYHQPSDVPANIERSFFTGAAQVIVNATNTLLSKNDNLATQPAT; this is translated from the coding sequence ATGAAAAAATGGATTTGGCTGGTTGTGTTGGGTCTGGTGGCAGCTGTGGTGGTGGGTAGTAGAGGTACTGCGCTCAATGTTTTTTTTGAACCACGTCCCTCACCACCTATTGTTCAGCGCCTGAAGGTGAAAACACCGCAACCACAGCCTCCACAAGTGAAGAGTACCCCACAAGTTTCTGCTCTTCAGCTATTAGCCCACATCCAAAATTTGAATTTTCAGCGTTTCACGCCAACTGAGCGATCGCGTACTCGCACTTACATTACAACAGAACTCAGAAAATTCGGCTGGAAACCCCAACTGGAAAAGTTTGCCGAGGGTGTTAATGTCTTTGCACAACGACAGGGAACTGACGAAAAAGCGGGAGCAATTCTCTTAGCAGCACATTACGACACCGTTGGCTACTCCCCTGGTGCGGATGACAATGCCACTGGTATTGCTGTGTTGCTAGAAACTGCCCGGCTTCTCGGTGCAAATCCAACGCCACGGACATTGCAGTTAGCTTTTTTTGACAAAGAGGAAGCGGGACTTTTAGGTAGTAAAGCTTTTGTCACCAAGGCAGCACATTTACAAAACTTGCGTGGTGTAATAGTTATGGATATGGTAGGTTATGCCTGCTACACTGCCGGATGTCAAAAATATCCTCCAGGATTGCCCGTCACCCCACCCAGCGACAAGGGCGACTTTCTAGCCGCCATTGGTGATACAGAACACTTACCTTTGCTGAATGCCTTTCAAAACTCACAGACACTAAATCAGGAGGGATTGAATCTGCCGTCTGTCCTGACACTGCCTATTCCTCTCAAAGGTTTGTTGACACCCGACACCCTACGCAGCGACCATGCGCCATTCTGGTATCAAGGAGTCGGTGCAGTTCTAGTGACGGATACCGCAAATTTACGTACTCCACATTACCACCAACCTAGTGATGTGCCTGCGAATATAGAGCGATCGTTCTTCACCGGAGCAGCACAAGTTATAGTCAATGCTACCAACACATTGTTATCAAAGAACGATAATTTGGCAACTCAACCAGCAACTTGA
- a CDS encoding GNAT family N-acetyltransferase yields MSVELIQPNSVAENYTVLFKIAESHSEICQCQSLVSEVYYKKLGINFSETEYDIESKIELYPHHYIMGVVNDEIVACMGLYLHSTNPERYGKVTEQEIDQLLIEAGAANRYSGKYIRELSKFVVKDEWRKKGLGKLLMGAAHSKDFIHMNEERPHLLVSCANTSIFQYFSDTLEIRTRTIKPVPFYKIHEFYRADREAMESRLTIPDIDIPAKWYNATIPKEYEL; encoded by the coding sequence ATGAGTGTTGAATTAATCCAGCCAAATTCTGTGGCTGAAAACTATACCGTCTTATTTAAAATAGCTGAATCTCATTCAGAAATTTGTCAATGTCAGTCCTTAGTTTCTGAAGTTTACTATAAAAAACTCGGCATTAATTTTTCAGAAACAGAATATGATATTGAATCAAAAATTGAACTATATCCCCACCATTATATCATGGGAGTAGTTAATGATGAAATCGTTGCCTGTATGGGGCTATATTTACACAGTACAAATCCTGAAAGATATGGCAAGGTAACTGAGCAAGAGATTGATCAACTATTAATTGAAGCTGGAGCAGCTAATAGATACTCTGGAAAGTATATAAGGGAATTGAGCAAATTCGTAGTCAAGGATGAATGGCGAAAAAAGGGATTGGGTAAATTATTGATGGGAGCAGCACATTCTAAAGACTTCATTCATATGAATGAAGAACGACCACATCTTCTAGTTTCTTGCGCTAATACCTCAATTTTCCAGTACTTTTCTGATACTTTAGAGATTCGTACTCGCACAATTAAGCCAGTTCCCTTTTATAAAATTCATGAATTCTATCGAGCTGATAGAGAAGCAATGGAAAGCCGTCTGACAATTCCAGATATTGATATTCCAGCTAAATGGTATAACGCCACAATACCCAAAGAGTATGAGCTATAA
- a CDS encoding VOC family protein has translation MIRITRLNHAVLYVRDVERSSQFYQSIFGFTQVAAVPKTMALLRAINSNNHHDLGLISLGSQAPSPPLSSFVGCATNAGCR, from the coding sequence ATGATTCGGATTACGCGGTTGAACCATGCAGTTCTGTATGTACGTGATGTAGAACGTTCATCTCAGTTCTACCAGTCAATTTTTGGTTTCACACAGGTTGCTGCTGTACCCAAAACAATGGCCTTGCTTCGGGCAATTAACTCCAACAATCATCATGATCTAGGGTTGATTTCACTGGGTTCTCAAGCTCCATCCCCACCATTAAGTTCCTTTGTTGGATGTGCAACAAATGCAGGTTGTCGGTAG
- the aroF gene encoding 3-deoxy-7-phosphoheptulonate synthase — MIIVIKAGTPVVEIERIAFEISRHGIAPEVSLGQQKTVIGVIGDTAEIDTRQIQNISPFIEQVVRIKKPFKRVSLEYRNSEHSEVVVPTPNGAVTFGQNHPIVVVAGPCSVENEQMIVETAQVVKATGAQFLRGGAYKPRTSPYAFQGHGESALELLAKAREATGLGIITEVMDAAELDLVASVADVIQVGARNMQNFSLLKKVGATGKPVLLKRGLAATIEDWLMSAEYILAAGNPNVILCERGIRTFDKQYTRNTLDISAIPVLRTLTHLPIMIDPSHATPTHAEQFNQNINSQGFASANLARHSVEIFQQYMAIALMFGVQAVDLRTYAVAEHYDARACLSPATRDLYIAVRNVVGQPVSADRPYIWNDHEQGLDQHIARIAADIAADGQIVSAVNNLFANKN, encoded by the coding sequence ATGATTATTGTCATTAAAGCCGGCACACCAGTAGTAGAAATTGAACGTATCGCATTTGAAATTAGCCGTCATGGAATCGCCCCAGAAGTAAGTCTTGGTCAGCAAAAAACAGTAATTGGTGTCATCGGTGATACTGCCGAAATTGACACTAGACAAATTCAAAATATTAGTCCGTTTATTGAGCAAGTTGTACGTATTAAAAAGCCATTTAAGCGTGTTTCTTTGGAATATCGTAATAGCGAACACAGTGAAGTTGTTGTCCCCACACCTAACGGTGCTGTTACCTTTGGTCAAAACCATCCAATAGTTGTGGTGGCTGGGCCTTGTTCTGTAGAAAACGAACAAATGATTGTGGAAACAGCCCAGGTCGTCAAAGCCACAGGCGCACAGTTTCTCCGTGGTGGGGCATACAAACCCCGGACTTCTCCTTATGCTTTCCAAGGTCATGGTGAAAGCGCTCTAGAATTGTTAGCGAAAGCTCGTGAAGCTACAGGTTTAGGCATTATTACAGAAGTCATGGATGCTGCGGAGTTGGATTTAGTGGCTAGTGTTGCCGATGTTATCCAAGTCGGTGCTAGAAATATGCAGAATTTCTCCTTGCTCAAGAAAGTCGGTGCCACTGGTAAGCCTGTACTGCTCAAGCGTGGTTTGGCTGCAACCATTGAAGATTGGTTGATGTCTGCTGAATATATTCTTGCCGCAGGTAATCCAAATGTGATTCTGTGCGAGCGGGGTATTCGCACCTTTGACAAACAGTATACACGTAATACCTTAGATATCTCTGCAATCCCAGTGTTGCGGACTCTGACTCACTTGCCAATTATGATTGATCCCAGCCATGCTACTCCTACCCATGCCGAACAATTTAACCAAAATATTAATAGCCAAGGTTTTGCTTCAGCAAATTTAGCCAGACACTCAGTAGAGATATTCCAACAGTATATGGCGATCGCGCTGATGTTTGGTGTGCAAGCAGTTGATTTACGCACATATGCAGTTGCGGAACATTATGATGCTCGTGCTTGCCTATCACCTGCTACAAGAGATTTATACATAGCAGTACGGAATGTAGTCGGACAACCAGTTTCAGCAGACCGCCCCTATATCTGGAACGACCACGAACAAGGATTAGACCAGCATATTGCTCGCATCGCCGCAGATATCGCTGCTGATGGACAAATTGTCAGCGCAGTTAACAATCTTTTTGCCAACAAAAATTGA
- the galE gene encoding UDP-glucose 4-epimerase GalE, which translates to MSKALPSILVTGGAGYIGSHTVLALKQAGYDVLILDNLVYGHQDLVEKVLKVELVIGDTGDRALLDDLFKTRDIAAVMHFSAYAYVGESVTDPAKYYRNNVVGTLTLLEAMLAASVKKFVFSSTCATYGVPEVVPIPEDHPQNPINPYGATKLMVERILSDFDVAYGLKSVRFRYFNAAGADPNGLLGEDHNPETHLIPLVLLTALGKRESISIFGTDYPTPDGTCTRDYIHVNDLASAHVLGLEYLLKGGESEVFNLGNGSGFSVKEVIAAAQEVTGLSIPVQECDRRPGDPPSLIGSGEKARKILGWQPQYPSIKDIVTHAWQWHQQRHK; encoded by the coding sequence ATGTCGAAAGCTTTGCCTAGCATTTTAGTCACAGGGGGAGCAGGATATATTGGTTCCCATACAGTACTTGCTCTTAAGCAAGCGGGTTATGACGTGTTGATCCTCGATAACCTAGTCTACGGTCATCAGGACTTGGTAGAAAAGGTGCTAAAGGTAGAACTTGTGATTGGCGATACAGGCGATCGCGCCCTGCTGGATGATTTATTTAAAACCCGTGATATTGCCGCAGTCATGCACTTTTCCGCCTATGCCTACGTAGGAGAATCGGTGACTGACCCTGCTAAATACTACCGTAATAACGTCGTTGGGACTCTAACACTATTAGAAGCGATGTTGGCTGCATCCGTTAAGAAATTTGTCTTTTCTTCCACTTGTGCCACTTATGGAGTACCAGAAGTTGTACCTATTCCAGAAGACCATCCCCAAAACCCCATCAACCCCTATGGTGCTACTAAGCTGATGGTAGAACGGATTCTCTCTGATTTTGATGTGGCTTACGGTTTGAAGTCGGTACGTTTTCGCTACTTTAATGCAGCTGGCGCTGATCCCAACGGTTTACTAGGTGAAGATCACAACCCAGAAACTCATTTAATTCCCTTAGTGTTGTTGACAGCTTTAGGCAAACGGGAATCTATCTCCATTTTTGGCACTGATTACCCCACACCCGATGGTACTTGTACTCGTGATTATATTCATGTTAACGACTTAGCATCCGCCCATGTTTTGGGATTGGAATATTTATTAAAAGGCGGCGAGAGTGAAGTATTCAATCTGGGTAATGGCAGTGGCTTCTCCGTCAAAGAAGTCATTGCAGCTGCCCAAGAAGTGACTGGACTTAGTATACCAGTGCAAGAGTGCGATCGCCGCCCTGGAGATCCACCAAGTCTCATCGGTAGCGGAGAGAAAGCCAGAAAAATCTTAGGCTGGCAACCTCAGTACCCATCCATCAAAGATATTGTGACTCATGCATGGCAGTGGCATCAACAGCGACATAAGTAA
- a CDS encoding long-chain fatty acid--CoA ligase: MNIAHHVERVHRLFPDKIALIFEDKTFTYKQLDELAGRVANALKGLGIKRGDRVALFLPNIPEFVIAYLGILKIGAIAVSINVMLKTAEVSYILHDCAAKAIITTESQSQQVSEADLPELEHILIAEGQADKGITLAQLMANASPEAAAIEMDRHAPACILYTSGTTGFPKGATLAHGNVIANSYAANRCYRISSSDRLLLYLPLFHCFGQNAILNTGFSACATIVLQRRFDLDKVLQTITEKQVTMFFGVPTVFIKILNIEIPENTFKNVRYFFSAAAPMPIEIAQKWHDKYGIFIHEGYGLTETSPFATYNNDLQYKLGSIGTPIDNVEIQIVDNYGHQVQPGELGEILVRGPNVMLGYWNRPFEAAEVIKNGWFHTGDIGRMDEDGYFYIVDRIKDMINLSGFKVYPTEVENVIYQHPAVAEVAVYGVPHPVKGEIVNTNIVLKPGHNITAQQIIDFCYEKMAAYKVPHVINFVDALPKNPTGKVLRRLLRHNSTQEVHQPQTLLKS, translated from the coding sequence ATGAATATCGCACATCATGTAGAGCGGGTACATCGCTTATTTCCTGACAAAATTGCCCTGATTTTTGAAGATAAAACTTTCACTTACAAACAGCTTGATGAATTAGCAGGAAGAGTTGCAAATGCTTTAAAAGGATTAGGAATTAAAAGAGGCGATCGCGTAGCTTTATTTCTGCCTAACATTCCTGAGTTTGTAATAGCTTATCTGGGCATTCTCAAAATTGGCGCTATTGCTGTCTCCATCAACGTCATGTTGAAAACAGCCGAAGTCAGTTACATCCTTCACGATTGTGCAGCCAAAGCCATCATTACCACCGAGTCCCAAAGTCAGCAGGTTTCAGAGGCAGACTTACCCGAATTAGAACATATCTTAATTGCAGAAGGTCAAGCTGATAAAGGAATTACCTTAGCGCAACTGATGGCAAATGCTTCTCCTGAAGCAGCAGCAATCGAAATGGATCGCCATGCGCCAGCTTGTATCCTCTACACTTCAGGTACAACAGGCTTCCCCAAAGGAGCGACTCTGGCTCACGGCAATGTGATTGCTAACAGCTATGCAGCAAATCGTTGTTATCGCATTAGTAGTAGCGATCGCTTACTGTTGTATTTGCCACTATTCCATTGCTTTGGTCAAAATGCCATTTTAAACACTGGTTTTAGTGCCTGTGCCACCATCGTACTGCAACGTCGTTTTGATTTAGACAAAGTTCTGCAAACCATCACCGAAAAACAAGTTACAATGTTCTTTGGTGTGCCTACAGTATTCATCAAAATCTTGAATATTGAAATTCCTGAAAATACATTCAAAAATGTACGCTATTTCTTTTCGGCAGCCGCACCCATGCCCATTGAAATTGCTCAAAAATGGCATGATAAATATGGTATTTTTATCCATGAAGGTTACGGTTTAACTGAAACTTCCCCCTTTGCCACTTATAACAATGATTTGCAATACAAACTCGGTTCAATTGGTACACCGATTGACAATGTAGAAATCCAAATTGTTGATAATTACGGTCATCAGGTACAACCAGGTGAATTAGGTGAAATCCTCGTTCGGGGCCCAAATGTCATGCTTGGTTATTGGAATCGCCCCTTTGAAGCTGCGGAAGTGATTAAAAATGGCTGGTTCCATACCGGTGATATTGGGCGTATGGATGAAGACGGATATTTCTACATCGTTGACCGCATAAAAGACATGATCAACTTGTCTGGATTTAAGGTGTATCCTACTGAAGTTGAAAACGTCATTTATCAACATCCAGCCGTTGCTGAAGTTGCTGTATATGGTGTGCCTCATCCAGTTAAAGGTGAGATAGTCAATACTAACATAGTGCTGAAACCTGGACACAATATTACAGCACAGCAAATCATTGATTTCTGTTATGAAAAAATGGCAGCCTACAAAGTTCCTCATGTAATTAACTTTGTAGATGCACTGCCCAAGAATCCAACTGGAAAAGTTTTGAGGAGATTGCTAAGACATAATTCTACACAAGAAGTTCATCAACCACAGACATTGTTAAAAAGTTAA